A DNA window from Choristoneura fumiferana chromosome 24, NRCan_CFum_1, whole genome shotgun sequence contains the following coding sequences:
- the LOC141441642 gene encoding uncharacterized protein → MLHRFVNCFLVLVYFSYSSIVECATTAKAELECEFPPKMEEDLTHMRRKRLTTEGGLVCLEDYPYTVSVRLHNKHWCGGAIVGPEWVLTAAQCFDYVSKEEVTVRMGSVFRDFGGKILAAVDIQRHPEYRMDQYYPEHNLALVKLNVAVPHGSRIQAVTLATGGAELPVRFGETVVTGFGSISGQIREGENQELRRMIVREVPRASCRVEYGNDYRLQRDHVCLQSVVKGVALCAGDTGDPAVHFSGINRGGTLHGIALFSGTEECAFKSKPGVYAMVSHSRAWIDSVIRSIPPHSDQESADSGENTIPINMD, encoded by the exons ATGTTGCATAGAtttgtaaattgttttttagttttagtttattttagttaCTCGTCTATTGTTGAATGTG CAACAACAGCAAAAGCGGAATTAGAATGCGAGTTCCCCCCAAAGATGGAAGAGGACCTCACTCACATGCGGAGGAAGAGGTTGACGACAGAGGGAGGTCTTGTCTGCCTGGAGGACTACCCTTATACTGTGTCTGTGAG aTTACATAATAAGCACTGGTGTGGTGGTGCCATCGTCGGACCAGAATGGGTGTTGACCGCGGCGCAATGCTTTGACTA TGTCAGCAAAGAAGAGGTGACGGTACGCATGGGCTCCGTGTTCCGCGACTTTGGCGGCAAGATCCTGGCTGCCGTGGACATCCAGCGCCATCCGGAGTACAGGATGGACCAGTACTACCCGGAGCATAACCTCGCTCTGGTCAAG CTGAACGTCGCTGTGCCGCACGGCAGCCGTATACAGGCCGTCACGCTGGCGACGGGCGGCGCCGAATTGCCGGTCCGGTTCGGAGAGACTGTCGTTACCGGCTTCGGATCC ATATCAGGGCAGATCCGTGAAGGCGAGAACCAGGAGTTGCGACGAATGATAGTCCGTGAGGTGCCACGGGCGTCGTGCCGCGTCGAGTATGGGAACGATTATCGGCTGCAGCGCGACCATGTGTGTCTGCAAAGCGTCGTGAAGGGGGTCGCTTTGTGTGCT GGCGACACGGGCGACCCAGCGGTGCACTTCAGCGGTATCAACCGCGGGGGCACGCTGCACGGCATCGCCCTGTTCTCTGGCACAGAAGAATGCGCCTTCAAGTCCAAGCCGGGCGTCTACGCTATG GTGTCACACAGTCGCGCGTGGATTGACAGCGTGATCCGCTCCATCCCCCCCCACTCCGACCAAGAAAGCGCCGATAGCGGGGAGAACACCATCCCGATCAACATGGACTAG